One part of the Nymphaea colorata isolate Beijing-Zhang1983 chromosome 8, ASM883128v2, whole genome shotgun sequence genome encodes these proteins:
- the LOC126410331 gene encoding NAD(P)H-quinone oxidoreductase subunit 2, chloroplastic-like: MNPLISAASVIAAGLAKGLASIGPGVGQGTAVGQAGEGIARQPEAKGKIRGTLLLSLAFMEALTIYGLVMLSVTLKVVASASATRIFDIPFYFSSNEWHLLLKILTLLSMILGNLIAITQTSMKHMLVYSSIGQIRYVIIGIMVGDSNNGYASMITYMLFYISMNLGTFACIVLFGLCVGTDNIRDYARLYTKDHLLALSSALCFLSLGGIPPLAGFFGKLHLFWCGRQARLYFLVSIGLLTTVVSICYYLKIIKLFMTG, encoded by the exons ATGAATCCCCTAATTTCTGCTGCTTCCGTTATTGCTGCTGGATTGGCCAAAGGACTTGCTTCTATTGGACCCGGAGTTGGTCAAGGTACTGCTGTGGGCCAAGCCGGAGAAGGTATTGCTAGACAACCAGAAGCAAAGGGTAAAATACGAGGTACTTTATTGCTTAGTCTGGCTTTTATGGAAGCTTTAACAATTTACGGGCTGGTCATG CTTTCTGTTACTTTGAAAGTagttgcttcagcttcagccactcgaatttttgatattcctttctatttctcatcgaacgaatggcatcttcttctaAAAATCCTAACTCttcttagcatgatattggggaatctcattgctattactcaaacaagcatgaaacatATGCTTGTATATTCATCCATAGGTCAAATCAgatatgtaattattggaataaTGGTTGGAGACTCAAATAatggatatgcaagcatgataacttatatgttgttctatatctccatgaatctaggaacttttgcttgcattgtattatttggTCTATGTGTTGGAACTGATAACATTCGGGATTATGCAAGATTATACACGAAAGATCATcttttggctctctcttcagccctaTGCTTCTTATCCCTAGGAGGTATTCCTCCATTAgcaggtttttttggaaaactccATCTATTCTGGTGTGGAAGGCAGGCAAGactatatttcttggtttcaattGGACTCCTTACGACCGTTGTTTCTATCTGctattatctaaaaataatcaagttattCATGACTggatga